One region of Candidatus Hydrogenedentota bacterium genomic DNA includes:
- a CDS encoding leucine-rich repeat domain-containing protein, whose protein sequence is MSELTKLHAQDNNITDLTPLARLTKLYSLDIANNAIVDVTPIREFVQMELLWISSNEIEDISALDRLTALQMLSARNNHIGDISVLSHMPNLDSLDLEYNEISDISYLTDLVQLRTLDLDINRVRDLAPLANLPLLRTVELHSNPIRDIQALVNNPGIGAGDTVALQWTPLSQVSLCSHVPALTGRGVSVTFTGTCGADADGDDLADAYEAISNTSPTNPDTDGDGLNDGDERSLGTNPKDSDSDNDGMLDGTEVGAGTDPLDNTSVLSDVYVDGASGSDDTGVGTQSAPWATVAHAVDAVTGTMENTVSIHIARGVYTHLNATGGALWLDSHEHLLGGYEAAGWTRDADANETVLDASIAINGSPAPNVIVLDGVSDVLLDGLTVTGAYAPEQGAEGSAGILGIDLDATTFINNCRVVRNRGSILGSGGIRLFGSSPVITNSTIANNFAYGSGGGILLTGAPSHLIMDRCAISGNRGFGGGIVVGEGATVAITNSLINGNNAGSWGGGGLAFGGEAGSVIANTTIAHNNADWNSGGGIEVHSGMPLFVNCIFAGNRDYAILDYTPTTGLVLRNCLFNGNPEGDYRRFESITRNGAAAINTLAGASGNVDGDPAFVISQGVWTQAHTYSAATGRTTLVDAQASFTPGALAGTYLALFPSSPDVQLVVHSNTATTIEVVGQVSNSIGVGSAYSVIDYHLEPGSAAIDMGIDTSAPEDGGVLTDFDGVARGFDGDGLGAATADGSDYDIGAYESNTPVDSITVLAPNGGETFTRGTPAEIRWSSVGNVGTSVKILIRRGTYVGTLFGGTPNDGVHTWNIPSNYAIASGYTLEVVSVANPAISDASDAGFSIAAPTGPAGTLTVTSPNGGESYLQGATVPIAWTSTGSPGANVDILARRGAASVVLVSATSNDGAFNWIVPTDQAPGTDYVIEVRSSTTPTITDSSNAPFSISAPPTLLLSAPNGGESYLQGATVPIAWTSTGAVGTIVQLLAHGAGQTFSIDAAATNDGAYDWMIPAGQPAGTDYTIEVRALSNPAINDASNAPFTIQAPLPADSVTVLSPNGGESLLRGAPFQIRWSTTGNVGTSVKVVIRRGAYASTLFGGTPNDGVQTWNIPATYPVASGYSIEISSVANPAIKDTSYGTFAIGDTAPAASITVTAPNGGESYLQGGTLPITWTSTGEVGASVEILAHGAGQTFNLAASTANDGAFDWSIPAGQPTGTNYTIQVRSLANPAITDSSNSTFGINAAPPAASLTVTAPNGGESYLQGGTLPITWTSTGAVGTIVQIFAHGAGQSFTVDAGTTNDGAYDWAIPAGQLVGTNYTIEVRSLSTPAISDSSNSAFSINAAPSASSITVISPNGGETLTRGGSVELRWSSTGITGSTVKIVIRRGAYVGTLFGGTPNDGVHNWNIPSTYPTGTGFTIEISSVANPAIGDASDGSFTIATP, encoded by the coding sequence TTGTCTGAGCTGACCAAGCTCCACGCGCAGGACAACAACATCACCGATCTTACCCCCCTGGCCAGGCTCACCAAACTCTACTCCCTCGACATCGCCAACAATGCGATAGTGGACGTCACCCCAATTCGCGAATTTGTACAGATGGAGTTGCTCTGGATCTCCAGCAACGAGATCGAGGACATTTCTGCATTGGACCGACTTACCGCCTTGCAGATGCTCTCCGCCCGGAACAACCATATCGGCGACATCTCTGTACTTTCACACATGCCGAACCTCGATTCCCTCGATCTCGAGTACAATGAGATATCGGATATCTCTTATCTAACTGACCTCGTGCAATTAAGAACGCTTGATCTGGACATCAACCGTGTTCGAGACCTCGCTCCCCTTGCGAACCTCCCGCTGCTTCGCACAGTGGAATTGCACAGCAATCCCATTCGGGACATTCAAGCCCTGGTAAACAACCCTGGGATTGGCGCGGGCGACACAGTCGCTCTTCAATGGACGCCGTTGAGTCAAGTCTCTCTGTGCTCCCATGTCCCCGCTCTGACTGGTCGTGGTGTTTCCGTCACTTTCACGGGCACCTGCGGCGCGGATGCCGACGGCGACGATCTCGCCGACGCCTATGAGGCGATTTCGAATACAAGCCCGACCAACCCCGACACGGACGGCGACGGTCTGAATGACGGTGATGAGCGAAGCCTCGGAACGAATCCCAAGGATTCTGATTCGGATAACGACGGCATGTTGGACGGCACTGAAGTCGGCGCGGGAACCGATCCGTTGGATAATACCTCCGTCCTGTCGGACGTCTACGTGGACGGCGCTTCCGGCAGCGACGACACGGGCGTGGGCACCCAATCCGCGCCCTGGGCGACCGTGGCCCACGCGGTGGACGCGGTGACGGGGACGATGGAGAACACCGTCTCCATTCACATCGCGAGGGGTGTCTACACGCATCTGAATGCGACGGGCGGCGCGCTGTGGCTGGACAGCCACGAACACCTGCTCGGCGGTTACGAGGCCGCGGGCTGGACGCGGGATGCAGATGCGAACGAGACGGTGCTGGATGCGTCGATCGCGATCAATGGGTCGCCAGCGCCGAATGTGATAGTGCTCGATGGCGTTTCCGATGTTCTCCTGGATGGATTGACGGTTACCGGTGCTTACGCGCCGGAGCAGGGCGCTGAAGGTTCGGCAGGTATCCTCGGCATTGACCTGGACGCCACGACCTTCATCAACAATTGCCGCGTCGTTCGAAACCGGGGTAGCATACTGGGCAGCGGCGGAATTCGGTTGTTCGGTTCCAGCCCCGTCATCACGAACTCCACCATTGCCAACAATTTCGCCTACGGATCCGGCGGCGGTATCCTCCTCACAGGCGCGCCCTCGCACCTGATCATGGACCGCTGCGCGATTAGCGGTAACCGCGGCTTCGGCGGCGGCATCGTCGTAGGTGAGGGCGCTACGGTGGCGATCACGAACAGCCTGATCAACGGAAACAACGCGGGCAGTTGGGGAGGCGGCGGCCTTGCGTTTGGCGGCGAAGCGGGCAGCGTGATCGCGAACACGACCATCGCCCACAACAATGCGGACTGGAACAGTGGCGGCGGCATTGAGGTTCACTCGGGCATGCCTCTGTTTGTCAATTGCATATTCGCGGGAAATCGAGACTACGCCATACTCGACTACACGCCTACCACGGGCCTCGTCCTCCGAAACTGCCTCTTCAATGGGAATCCGGAGGGGGACTATCGTCGCTTCGAATCCATTACACGCAACGGCGCTGCCGCGATCAATACCCTTGCCGGTGCAAGCGGCAACGTGGATGGCGACCCCGCCTTTGTGATTTCGCAGGGTGTCTGGACCCAAGCACACACCTACTCGGCGGCGACAGGCCGCACCACCCTGGTCGATGCCCAGGCATCATTTACGCCGGGCGCGCTGGCGGGCACGTACCTCGCGCTGTTTCCTTCCTCTCCCGATGTTCAACTTGTGGTGCACAGTAATACCGCAACAACAATTGAGGTGGTCGGGCAGGTATCGAACAGTATCGGTGTGGGCTCCGCTTATAGCGTAATCGACTACCACCTCGAGCCCGGCTCGGCCGCCATCGACATGGGTATCGACACGAGCGCGCCGGAGGACGGTGGTGTCCTTACCGACTTCGACGGCGTGGCGCGCGGTTTCGATGGCGATGGCCTGGGCGCGGCGACGGCGGATGGCTCGGACTATGACATCGGCGCGTATGAAAGTAACACGCCCGTGGATTCGATCACGGTGCTTGCCCCGAATGGCGGCGAGACTTTTACTCGCGGTACACCGGCGGAAATCCGTTGGAGCAGTGTGGGCAATGTGGGCACTTCGGTGAAGATCCTCATTCGCCGGGGCACCTATGTCGGCACCCTCTTCGGCGGGACGCCCAATGACGGTGTGCATACCTGGAACATCCCCTCGAACTACGCCATCGCCTCGGGCTATACCCTTGAGGTGGTGTCCGTGGCCAACCCGGCCATCAGCGACGCGAGCGATGCGGGCTTCTCCATCGCAGCACCCACGGGTCCGGCGGGAACCCTCACGGTGACGTCGCCCAACGGCGGCGAGTCCTATCTCCAGGGGGCCACCGTGCCCATTGCCTGGACGAGCACGGGCAGTCCCGGCGCCAATGTGGACATTCTCGCGCGGCGGGGCGCGGCGAGCGTCGTGCTGGTCTCGGCCACGTCGAACGACGGCGCTTTTAACTGGATCGTGCCGACGGATCAGGCGCCCGGAACAGATTACGTCATCGAGGTGCGCTCCAGCACGACACCCACGATTACGGACTCGAGTAACGCGCCCTTCAGCATCAGCGCGCCTCCGACCCTGCTCCTGAGCGCGCCCAATGGCGGCGAATCGTACCTCCAGGGCGCTACCGTGCCCATCGCCTGGACAAGCACGGGCGCGGTGGGGACGATTGTTCAACTGCTGGCCCATGGCGCGGGTCAGACCTTCTCCATTGACGCCGCCGCGACCAACGACGGCGCCTATGACTGGATGATCCCGGCGGGTCAACCGGCGGGAACGGACTACACCATCGAAGTGCGCGCGCTGAGCAATCCGGCCATAAACGACGCGAGCAACGCCCCCTTCACGATTCAGGCGCCGCTCCCTGCGGATTCCGTCACGGTGCTCTCACCCAACGGCGGCGAATCCCTGCTTCGCGGCGCACCGTTTCAGATTCGGTGGTCCACGACGGGTAATGTCGGCACGAGTGTGAAGGTCGTCATCCGTCGCGGCGCGTATGCCAGCACGCTTTTCGGCGGCACCCCCAACGACGGCGTGCAGACGTGGAACATCCCGGCCACCTATCCGGTCGCCTCGGGCTACTCCATCGAAATCAGCTCGGTGGCCAACCCCGCGATTAAGGACACGAGCTACGGAACCTTTGCAATCGGCGACACCGCGCCGGCGGCGTCGATCACAGTGACCGCGCCGAATGGCGGCGAGAGCTACCTGCAGGGCGGCACGCTACCGATCACCTGGACGAGCACGGGCGAGGTCGGTGCGAGTGTCGAGATCCTTGCCCACGGCGCGGGTCAGACCTTCAACCTCGCGGCAAGCACGGCCAACGATGGAGCTTTCGACTGGAGCATCCCAGCGGGTCAACCAACGGGAACGAACTACACGATCCAGGTGCGCTCCCTGGCCAACCCGGCCATCACGGACAGCAGCAACAGCACCTTCGGCATCAACGCCGCACCGCCGGCGGCGTCGCTCACGGTAACCGCGCCCAACGGCGGGGAAAGTTACCTGCAGGGCGGCACGCTGCCGATCACCTGGACGAGTACCGGGGCCGTGGGCACGATTGTCCAGATCTTTGCCCATGGCGCGGGCCAGTCCTTCACCGTCGACGCGGGCACAACCAATGACGGCGCCTATGACTGGGCCATACCGGCGGGGCAGCTTGTCGGGACCAACTACACCATTGAGGTGCGATCGCTATCCACCCCCGCCATCTCGGACAGCAGCAACAGCGCCTTCAGCATCAACGCCGCGCCGTCGGCCAGTTCCATCACGGTGATTTCGCCGAATGGCGGGGAAACCCTCACCCGCGGCGGCAGCGTGGAATTGCGCTGGAGCAGCACGGGCATCACAGGCTCGACGGTGAAGATCGTGATACGTCGCGGCGCCTACGTCGGCACCCTCTTCGGCGGCACGCCGAACGATGGTGTCCACAACTGGAACATACCCTCGACGTATCCGACGGGGACCGGCTTCACGATAGAAATCAGCTCCGTGGCCAATCCGGCCATCGGAGACGCGAGCGACGGATCATTCACCATCGCCACGCCCTGA
- a CDS encoding aldo/keto reductase, whose product MQYRKLGVSHLKVSVLSFGAWQLGDQGYWGGGTPYRPLEAVRAAIDSGINLFDTAEVYGNGESERVLGQALGTDRKRVLVATKVLPHNCTPERIRAACEASLRRLGTDYIDLYQIHWPFRQKPVRDLHGNPVPVQPSVMLACDTLRTLQNEGKVRHVGLSNFGPLDMDDWFIHGTAECNQIGYNIVSRAAEYKVLPACRRLQLGVLAYMPLLQGLLAHPWDTIDSLPVARRRTRHFSGRREGVRHGGAGFESLLMETITDLRQFADAIGVPFATLCIAWVLAQPGITSAIVGGRSPDQVLRNIRAAELKLGPAAIARLNELSGPLKIAMGDNADLWQDESTSRIR is encoded by the coding sequence ATGCAGTATCGGAAACTTGGGGTATCCCATCTTAAGGTCTCCGTCCTGTCGTTTGGCGCGTGGCAGTTGGGGGACCAGGGATACTGGGGAGGGGGCACACCCTACCGACCTCTGGAGGCGGTGCGCGCGGCAATCGACAGCGGCATCAACCTCTTCGACACCGCCGAAGTGTATGGCAACGGCGAGTCGGAACGTGTTCTCGGCCAGGCGCTGGGCACGGACCGAAAACGTGTGCTGGTCGCCACCAAAGTGTTACCCCATAATTGCACCCCGGAGCGCATTCGTGCCGCCTGCGAGGCCAGCCTGCGCCGCCTGGGTACCGACTACATCGACCTGTATCAGATTCATTGGCCCTTCCGACAGAAGCCGGTGCGTGACCTCCATGGCAACCCCGTGCCCGTGCAACCCAGTGTGATGCTGGCCTGCGACACCCTGCGCACCCTGCAGAACGAGGGTAAGGTGCGCCACGTTGGCCTGTCCAATTTCGGTCCACTCGACATGGACGACTGGTTCATCCACGGCACCGCCGAGTGCAATCAGATCGGTTACAACATCGTCAGCCGCGCCGCGGAATATAAAGTGCTTCCCGCATGTCGTCGGCTGCAGTTGGGGGTGCTCGCCTACATGCCCCTCCTGCAGGGGCTGCTCGCCCATCCCTGGGACACCATAGACTCCCTGCCGGTGGCCCGTCGGCGCACACGACACTTCAGCGGACGCCGGGAAGGCGTGCGCCACGGCGGTGCCGGCTTTGAATCACTGCTGATGGAAACCATTACGGACCTGCGGCAATTTGCCGACGCCATCGGCGTGCCCTTTGCCACCTTGTGCATCGCCTGGGTGCTTGCCCAGCCCGGGATCACCAGTGCCATAGTCGGCGGTCGCTCGCCCGATCAGGTGCTGCGCAATATTCGCGCTGCCGAATTGAAGCTCGGCCCCGCCGCAATCGCCCGGCTCAACGAACTCTCCGGGCCGCTCAAAATCGCCATGGGCGACAATGCCGATCTCTGGCAGGATGAAAGCACCAGCCGGATACGCTAA
- a CDS encoding DUF4129 domain-containing protein: protein MKSLPPKLGKRRPALAGTDFHSLMNTVDPDLKEIDEREFAKATDFQSLKRDPGPTVRTPPRTMTDFIVDFMTPFLIFIMCYAVLFFLLDVRFIYTEVNDKSFRWVAFFFLMGIVASNRILAKDATPDGYLLPVIFAGTMGLYTLSMSALYENSGSVARHFLNDAPWIATAFNIGVVVLIWWVVNRLTHECCIDENKTAGDVGILTGTARKFQQSLRPEVADPLAHLYETEEHAAFARAQGKEFMPMNVLEAFDPTEGWKPKAKPKPKFNLDASQRLSTKHPGISILYFSVPVMFIFTLGIRVVQQGGESWVQSGHLYAGIYTLAALLLLLLTSLGGLREYFRSRMIAMPALMGYFWIGLGIIMAAMVMLAAAQLRKPDLPPIAIVQEHQTDFWTRGSTFELAATTAKPMELLAQSKFMDNLGKGVLALFGLFALYGVLKLMASGAGWIARRRHRFPRFVVWFFDRLEKLLSAITSVPSMPKIRWRPRIDRGIATSSQYENSLGQPQGDEPLTLDDHVAYAYEALGALAYDLGVPRGTGQTPYEFIDAFPRPLRKLKKDARELTRLYVQSAYSRQPLQPSDEQALRKFWIAYNQTRRRVLR from the coding sequence ATGAAATCTCTCCCGCCAAAATTGGGTAAGCGCCGCCCCGCGCTGGCGGGCACCGACTTCCACTCGCTCATGAACACCGTCGATCCCGACCTGAAGGAGATCGACGAGCGCGAGTTCGCGAAGGCGACCGATTTCCAGTCCCTCAAGCGGGATCCGGGGCCCACGGTGCGCACGCCGCCCCGGACGATGACCGATTTCATCGTCGATTTCATGACGCCCTTTCTGATTTTCATCATGTGCTACGCGGTGCTCTTCTTCCTCCTCGACGTACGCTTCATCTACACCGAAGTGAACGACAAGAGCTTCCGCTGGGTCGCCTTTTTCTTTCTCATGGGCATCGTCGCCTCCAACCGCATTCTCGCAAAGGACGCCACACCGGACGGCTACCTGCTCCCCGTCATTTTCGCGGGCACCATGGGGCTTTACACCCTCTCCATGTCCGCGTTGTACGAGAACAGCGGCTCCGTCGCGCGCCACTTTCTGAACGACGCGCCCTGGATCGCCACCGCCTTCAACATCGGCGTGGTGGTGCTCATCTGGTGGGTGGTCAACCGCCTGACCCACGAGTGCTGCATTGATGAAAACAAGACCGCCGGAGATGTGGGTATCCTCACCGGCACCGCGCGCAAGTTTCAGCAATCGCTGCGCCCGGAGGTAGCCGATCCCCTGGCGCACCTCTACGAAACCGAAGAGCACGCCGCCTTTGCCAGGGCCCAGGGCAAGGAATTCATGCCCATGAACGTGCTCGAAGCCTTCGACCCGACCGAGGGATGGAAGCCCAAAGCCAAGCCGAAGCCCAAATTCAACCTCGACGCATCCCAGCGCCTTTCCACGAAGCACCCCGGCATTTCCATCCTCTACTTTTCCGTACCGGTCATGTTCATCTTCACCCTCGGCATCCGCGTCGTCCAGCAGGGCGGGGAGAGCTGGGTGCAGTCCGGCCATCTCTACGCGGGCATCTACACGCTGGCCGCGCTGCTGCTCCTCCTTCTCACCAGCCTCGGCGGACTCCGGGAATACTTTCGCTCCCGCATGATCGCCATGCCCGCCCTCATGGGCTATTTCTGGATCGGCCTGGGCATCATCATGGCCGCCATGGTCATGCTCGCCGCCGCCCAGCTCCGCAAACCCGACCTGCCGCCCATCGCCATCGTGCAGGAGCACCAGACCGATTTCTGGACCCGCGGTTCCACCTTCGAACTCGCCGCCACCACCGCGAAGCCCATGGAGCTGCTGGCCCAGTCGAAATTCATGGACAATCTCGGCAAGGGCGTCCTCGCGCTCTTCGGCCTTTTCGCGCTCTATGGCGTACTCAAATTGATGGCCTCCGGCGCGGGCTGGATCGCCCGGCGGCGCCATCGCTTCCCCCGTTTCGTCGTCTGGTTCTTCGACCGGCTGGAGAAGCTCCTTTCCGCCATCACCAGCGTGCCGTCCATGCCCAAGATTCGCTGGCGCCCCCGCATCGATCGCGGCATCGCCACCAGCAGCCAGTACGAGAATTCTCTCGGCCAGCCCCAGGGCGACGAGCCCCTGACCCTCGACGATCATGTGGCCTATGCCTACGAGGCCCTCGGCGCCCTCGCCTACGATCTCGGCGTGCCCCGGGGCACCGGACAAACCCCCTACGAGTTCATCGACGCCTTTCCCAGGCCCCTGCGCAAATTGAAGAAGGATGCCCGAGAATTGACCCGGCTCTACGTCCAGTCGGCCTACTCCCGCCAGCCCCTTCAGCCTTCCGATGAGCAGGCCCTCCGCAAATTCTGGATCGCCTACAACCAGACCAGGCGGCGCGTGTTGCGATAG
- a CDS encoding DUF58 domain-containing protein, with protein MQNLFWFIVAAAALGLAFVLQSPYMAFAVYTFLLLVGLAHFSSLAWLSGLDCTRTLSKETALQGEEVSIKVVVENKRGWPIPWIFIEDYHPKDFPRMGQNKQLAFLMPGHSVTLEYRLQCPRRGYHRIGPLLMESGDLFGLQRRFRTGVQQDYLSVLPTVAYIDTFNVATKRPHGPVRLSNRIYTDPTRINSIREYIPGDPLNTIHWKATARTGKLHVKTYEPSSVIGGTLVLDLHDASYKPERKEERMELAITTTASIAYLLQISGEQVGMITNARDAAEVAQYEIEKRETLSRQEVDAEVEGELQGTRISPLCVETSRTPYQAQRIIENLARVLPTDGLDGMNLVMNQYHMLPRDATLMIIAPIITERMAHALGAIKLSGFNVSVFLIMDQRAYEEAARFLAPHNIHVFHIEHERSLHEISPAKIG; from the coding sequence ATGCAAAATCTCTTCTGGTTCATCGTCGCGGCGGCCGCCCTGGGGCTGGCGTTTGTCCTGCAAAGTCCCTACATGGCCTTTGCAGTCTACACCTTTCTGCTGCTCGTCGGCCTGGCCCACTTTTCCTCCCTCGCCTGGCTCTCCGGGTTGGATTGCACCCGGACCCTCTCCAAGGAAACCGCGCTTCAGGGCGAAGAGGTCTCCATCAAGGTGGTGGTGGAAAACAAGCGCGGCTGGCCCATCCCCTGGATCTTCATCGAAGATTACCACCCGAAGGATTTCCCCCGCATGGGGCAAAATAAGCAACTGGCCTTCCTCATGCCGGGCCATTCGGTCACCCTGGAATACCGCCTTCAATGTCCCCGCCGGGGCTATCACCGCATCGGGCCGCTGCTGATGGAATCGGGCGATCTATTCGGGCTTCAGCGCCGCTTTCGCACCGGCGTGCAGCAGGACTACCTCTCCGTGCTGCCCACGGTCGCCTATATCGACACCTTCAACGTGGCCACCAAACGCCCCCACGGGCCCGTGCGACTGTCCAACCGGATCTACACCGACCCCACGCGCATCAACAGCATCCGCGAATACATCCCCGGCGATCCCTTGAACACCATTCACTGGAAGGCCACCGCGCGCACCGGCAAGCTCCACGTGAAGACCTACGAACCCTCCAGCGTAATCGGCGGCACGCTCGTGCTCGATCTGCACGACGCAAGCTACAAGCCCGAACGCAAAGAGGAGCGCATGGAACTGGCCATCACCACAACGGCCTCCATCGCCTATCTGCTCCAAATCTCCGGTGAACAGGTGGGCATGATTACCAATGCCCGTGATGCCGCCGAGGTGGCCCAGTACGAGATCGAAAAGCGGGAGACCCTGAGCCGCCAGGAGGTGGACGCCGAGGTAGAAGGCGAACTCCAGGGCACGCGAATCAGCCCCCTGTGCGTGGAAACCTCCCGCACGCCCTACCAGGCCCAGCGCATCATCGAAAACCTCGCCCGAGTGTTACCCACCGATGGCCTGGACGGCATGAACCTCGTGATGAACCAGTACCACATGCTCCCGCGCGACGCCACCCTCATGATCATTGCCCCCATCATCACCGAGCGCATGGCCCACGCCCTGGGCGCCATAAAACTGTCCGGTTTCAATGTCAGCGTATTCCTGATCATGGATCAGCGGGCCTACGAAGAAGCGGCCCGTTTTCTGGCTCCCCACAACATCCACGTCTTCCATATCGAGCACGAGCGCAGTCTGCATGAAATCTCTCCCGCCAAAATTGGGTAA